A stretch of Candidatus Sphingomonas phytovorans DNA encodes these proteins:
- a CDS encoding class I SAM-dependent methyltransferase, with translation MDHEFLRRPCPLCGTDDAREEVRSAQRAEAKTLESLRPFWSGLFKEKLFFSYHRCLACGLLYNPIFFDGPQLANLYSSMAPNMDLVTSDAIAATQRGYFEAAAARAMLDGDYLEIGPDIGYIVGEAAQRGDFGHFWLFEPNRAIHDQLRRATGGRPATVLSDMDDLSAVPDGSVSLAVMVHVLDHLLDPLAALAQIRSKLRADGTLMIVTHDERSLLRHVMGVRWPPFCLQHPELYNPTTINNLLIRAGYGEVAVDRSYNHFPIDFLARQAAWTVGLKLDRVPLPAFSIALRLGNMLTLASATAQAAERSSSRLVTV, from the coding sequence ATGGACCATGAATTCCTGCGGCGCCCATGCCCGCTATGCGGCACCGATGACGCTCGGGAGGAAGTCCGCAGCGCGCAGCGTGCCGAAGCGAAGACCCTTGAATCGCTTCGCCCGTTCTGGTCCGGGCTTTTCAAGGAAAAGCTGTTCTTCTCCTATCATCGCTGCCTCGCCTGCGGGCTGCTCTACAATCCGATCTTCTTCGACGGCCCGCAGCTCGCCAATCTCTATTCGAGCATGGCACCGAATATGGATCTCGTGACCAGCGACGCGATCGCCGCCACGCAGCGCGGCTATTTCGAGGCGGCAGCGGCGCGCGCCATGCTCGATGGCGACTATCTCGAGATCGGGCCCGACATCGGCTATATCGTCGGGGAAGCGGCGCAGCGCGGCGATTTCGGGCATTTCTGGCTGTTCGAACCCAATCGCGCCATCCATGATCAGCTGCGCAGGGCAACGGGCGGGCGCCCCGCGACGGTGCTTTCCGACATGGACGATCTGTCCGCCGTGCCGGACGGTTCAGTCAGCCTGGCGGTGATGGTGCACGTGCTCGACCATCTGCTCGATCCGCTTGCTGCCCTTGCGCAGATTCGCAGCAAATTGCGCGCTGACGGCACGCTGATGATCGTGACCCATGACGAGCGTTCGCTGCTCCGCCACGTGATGGGCGTGCGCTGGCCGCCCTTCTGCCTCCAGCATCCGGAGCTCTACAATCCGACGACGATCAACAATCTCCTGATCCGCGCCGGCTATGGCGAAGTGGCGGTAGACCGCAGCTACAACCATTTCCCAATCGACTTCCTTGCCCGACAGGCGGCCTGGACCGTCGGCTTGAAGCTCGACCGGGTGCCGCTACCGGCCTTTTCGATCGCACTGCGCCTGGGCAACATGCTGACGCTCGCGAGCGCGACGGCTCAGGCGGCCGAACGCTCGTCCAGCCGGCTGGTAACGGTTTGA
- the rfbG gene encoding CDP-glucose 4,6-dehydratase: protein MSGTWSRRRVLVTGHTGFKGSWLSLWLDAMGADVTGFALPPPTEPSLFETARVAGLVRHVEGDVRDLAAVRAVVEASRPEVIFHLAAQPLVRLSYVEPVETYATNVMGTVHLLEAARRAPGVKAIVCVTSDKCYENREWIWPYRESDPMGGHDPYSSSKGAAELVVSAWRRSFFAEGGPLLASVRAGNVIGGGDWAADRLLPDLVRAFEAGAAPLIRAPDAVRPWQHVLEALGGYMMIAERLLAGERQFADSWNFGPADEDARPVSWIVERMRAGWGGGAADAMPDSGPRPHEAGLLRLDCSKARAALGWRPALGLDQALDWIVAWHKAVASGADALTVTRAQIADYQTVTSRLDERSAA from the coding sequence GTGAGCGGCACCTGGTCCCGCCGCCGGGTGCTCGTGACGGGGCATACCGGCTTCAAGGGGAGCTGGCTCAGCCTGTGGCTGGACGCGATGGGGGCTGACGTCACTGGTTTTGCCCTCCCGCCGCCGACCGAGCCGAGTTTGTTCGAGACGGCTCGGGTCGCCGGGCTGGTCAGGCATGTGGAAGGCGACGTACGCGACCTGGCGGCCGTCCGGGCGGTGGTGGAGGCGAGCCGGCCCGAGGTGATCTTCCATCTCGCCGCGCAGCCGCTCGTCCGCCTGTCCTATGTCGAGCCGGTCGAGACCTACGCAACCAATGTGATGGGCACGGTTCATCTGCTCGAGGCGGCACGGCGCGCGCCCGGCGTGAAGGCGATCGTCTGTGTCACCAGCGACAAATGCTACGAGAATCGCGAATGGATCTGGCCCTATCGCGAAAGCGACCCGATGGGTGGGCACGACCCCTATAGCAGCAGCAAGGGCGCGGCCGAACTGGTCGTATCGGCCTGGCGCCGTTCCTTCTTCGCCGAAGGCGGCCCGTTGCTCGCGTCGGTCCGTGCCGGCAACGTCATCGGCGGCGGCGACTGGGCGGCGGACCGGTTGCTGCCCGACCTGGTCCGCGCGTTCGAGGCCGGTGCGGCGCCGCTGATCCGCGCGCCCGATGCGGTACGGCCGTGGCAGCATGTGCTTGAAGCGCTCGGCGGCTACATGATGATCGCGGAGCGGTTGCTGGCCGGCGAAAGACAGTTCGCCGATTCCTGGAACTTCGGGCCCGCCGACGAGGATGCCCGCCCGGTGTCGTGGATCGTGGAGAGGATGCGGGCTGGCTGGGGCGGCGGTGCGGCCGACGCGATGCCCGATAGCGGCCCACGCCCGCACGAGGCCGGATTGCTTCGGCTCGATTGCTCCAAGGCGCGGGCGGCGCTGGGCTGGCGCCCTGCTCTTGGGCTCGATCAGGCGCTCGACTGGATCGTTGCGTGGCACAAGGCCGTGGCGTCCGGCGCTGACGCGCTGACTGTCACGCGCGCGCAGATCGCCGATTATCAAACCGTTACCAGCCGGCTGGACGAGCGTTCGGCCGCCTGA
- the rfbF gene encoding glucose-1-phosphate cytidylyltransferase, whose protein sequence is MRTVILAGGLGTRLGEETSVRPKPMVEIGGMPILWHIMKIYSSAGFNDFVICLGYKGYLIKEYFANYFLHTSDVTIDLRGGNGMEVHYARSEPWRITLVETGPATMTGGRLAAIRHYLDPDEPFCFTYGDGVADIDVAELVRFHKAHGLRATITSVSPPGRFGALEFDGNRVTDFREKPAGDGGRINGGFFVADPSVLDLVDGPESVWEAGPLEQLARCGELMSYQHDGFWQPMDTLRDKMQLDELWNTGSAPWKRW, encoded by the coding sequence ATGCGAACCGTAATCCTGGCCGGCGGATTGGGCACCCGGCTCGGCGAAGAAACCAGCGTTCGGCCAAAACCGATGGTCGAGATCGGCGGAATGCCGATCCTCTGGCACATCATGAAGATCTATTCTTCGGCCGGATTCAATGACTTCGTCATTTGCCTCGGGTACAAGGGCTATCTGATCAAGGAATATTTCGCGAATTATTTCCTGCACACATCGGACGTCACGATCGACCTGCGCGGCGGCAATGGCATGGAGGTGCATTATGCCCGCAGCGAGCCGTGGCGCATCACCCTGGTCGAGACCGGCCCTGCGACGATGACCGGCGGGCGGCTGGCGGCGATCCGTCATTATCTCGATCCAGACGAGCCCTTCTGCTTCACCTATGGCGACGGCGTCGCCGATATCGATGTCGCGGAGCTGGTGCGCTTCCACAAGGCGCATGGGCTCCGCGCGACGATCACCTCGGTCTCGCCGCCGGGCCGCTTCGGCGCGCTCGAGTTCGATGGTAACCGCGTCACCGATTTCCGCGAAAAGCCCGCTGGCGACGGAGGGCGCATCAATGGCGGGTTCTTCGTTGCCGATCCGTCGGTGCTCGATCTGGTCGACGGGCCCGAGAGCGTCTGGGAGGCAGGCCCGCTCGAGCAGCTGGCACGGTGCGGAGAACTGATGAGCTATCAGCATGACGGGTTCTGGCAGCCGATGGATACGCTGCGCGACAAGATGCAGCTCGACGAACTGTGGAACACCGGCAGCGCGCCATGGAAGCGCTGGTGA
- a CDS encoding glycosyltransferase family 39 protein → MTKPIAPARNRLLVQWTEAGILMLILAIAAGLRIHGVGFGLPALNDPDEPLFVMKSLDMLRNHSLNPGWFGHPGTTTLYCLALVSLGVGGLGIATGRFADSQALMAAVYADPGILFLPARLFIVACGVACVWLTWSLGKKLGGPRLGLIAAAFLAVNSVHIEYSQIIRTDVQATVFMLLSTRSAVAIAREGRPRDYLMAGVWAGLACATKWPAAIIVLNPLCAGLYRGWHDRHELRRVALLPVMALATLLLVSPYLLLDYPTVVQNLAGEARTAHPGATGGGFLANLAWYAGHPLLASFGGAGLALVLLGAIGALSRLRVATVAVLPGALAFLLVIGAQALLWERWIVPLLPFAAIAAAAALCWLADWLRARVNRRLPLLEAMAALLLALPMLQAAKVRATERAHDTRQAASAWIRENAPPGSRIVVEHAAFDLLQMGAWRFLFPLGSAGCVDVEDILAKRIRYSEVETLRSGRAVVDLAHVDAPLLPTCRADFVILSHYDGYRADPAHFPDELARYAQLLRGGRQVAVIRPKPGIRTGPVVRIISLSPAR, encoded by the coding sequence ATGACGAAACCGATCGCTCCGGCCCGTAACCGGCTGCTCGTCCAATGGACGGAAGCTGGAATATTGATGCTCATCCTGGCGATCGCGGCGGGATTGCGGATTCATGGCGTCGGCTTCGGCCTGCCCGCGTTGAACGATCCGGACGAGCCGCTGTTCGTGATGAAGTCGCTCGACATGCTGCGAAACCACAGCCTCAATCCGGGCTGGTTCGGTCACCCCGGCACCACGACCCTCTATTGCCTCGCCCTGGTCAGTCTGGGCGTGGGTGGCCTCGGCATTGCCACAGGCCGCTTCGCCGACAGCCAGGCGCTCATGGCAGCCGTCTACGCCGATCCCGGCATCCTGTTCCTGCCAGCGCGGCTGTTCATCGTCGCCTGCGGCGTCGCCTGCGTCTGGCTCACCTGGTCGCTCGGCAAAAAGCTTGGCGGCCCGAGGCTCGGGCTGATCGCCGCGGCGTTCCTCGCGGTGAACTCGGTCCATATCGAATATTCGCAGATCATCCGGACCGACGTGCAGGCGACGGTCTTCATGCTGCTGAGCACCCGGTCGGCGGTGGCGATCGCGCGCGAGGGACGGCCGCGCGATTATCTGATGGCCGGCGTCTGGGCAGGCCTTGCCTGCGCGACCAAATGGCCGGCGGCGATCATCGTCCTCAATCCGCTATGCGCCGGCCTCTATCGGGGCTGGCATGATCGCCATGAACTGCGCCGCGTCGCGCTGCTGCCCGTCATGGCGCTTGCCACCCTGCTGCTCGTCTCGCCCTATCTGCTGCTCGATTATCCCACGGTAGTGCAAAATCTCGCCGGTGAAGCGCGGACGGCACATCCCGGTGCGACGGGCGGCGGTTTCCTGGCCAATCTCGCCTGGTATGCGGGCCATCCGCTATTGGCATCGTTTGGCGGGGCAGGCCTCGCCCTGGTCCTGCTCGGCGCGATCGGCGCATTGAGTCGCCTGCGGGTTGCAACCGTCGCAGTTCTGCCCGGCGCCCTCGCATTCCTGTTGGTCATCGGCGCTCAGGCCCTGCTCTGGGAACGCTGGATCGTGCCGCTGTTGCCTTTCGCGGCGATCGCGGCAGCGGCGGCGCTGTGCTGGCTGGCCGACTGGTTGCGCGCCCGGGTGAATCGCCGCCTCCCCCTGCTCGAAGCCATGGCAGCGCTGTTGCTGGCGCTCCCGATGCTCCAGGCCGCGAAGGTCAGAGCAACGGAGCGCGCGCACGACACGCGCCAGGCGGCCAGCGCCTGGATCAGGGAAAACGCTCCACCCGGCAGCCGGATCGTAGTGGAACATGCCGCGTTCGATCTGCTTCAGATGGGCGCCTGGCGCTTCCTGTTTCCCCTCGGCTCCGCCGGCTGCGTCGATGTCGAGGATATCCTCGCCAAGCGAATCCGCTATTCGGAGGTAGAGACCCTGCGATCGGGACGGGCCGTCGTCGATCTTGCCCATGTGGATGCCCCGCTGCTTCCCACCTGCCGCGCCGACTTCGTCATCCTGAGCCATTATGACGGCTATCGTGCCGACCCGGCACATTTCCCGGACGAACTCGCCCGATATGCCCAATTGCTGCGCGGTGGCAGGCAGGTCGCCGTGATCCGTCCCAAACCCGGTATCCGGACCGGGCCCGTGGTCCGGATCATCAGCCTGTCGCCGGCACGATAG